In Macadamia integrifolia cultivar HAES 741 chromosome 1, SCU_Mint_v3, whole genome shotgun sequence, a single window of DNA contains:
- the LOC122094157 gene encoding uncharacterized protein LOC122094157 translates to MHFGGERVSGDSGENGDMAVEDDDGGARESLDRGPDGPPQDERHKDAGQRRTYAKALGFSSWPAIDTLPEPIQVGSKRRVMIPQRDYELKRQNFRFALIGRVNFRLISLDGLRAEAREKWNLSQGVLMHPLGKCYVIFQFQCEGDKAAVWRRSPFRIGDQVIRFQHWKPDFNIHEKQLLTKLVWIRFPDLPLEYWHENVLLSIAKAVGRPVSLDRRTRQGILGFFARVLVEVDISDLAERVEEVQVERLEPGTSQVYGFCQKVVYEDNVERCGYCKRVGHLISKCRMKRLDDEKQCAADKLAKVPGAVYVEDGVNSGGSNSVRESPSRGRSMPHQQNNFDPIHDQISPNSNSSKVGGDIQIFLNPSNSVSNVLGKESNGDENYGIKEGFVSGTVIELESDSNPINKE, encoded by the coding sequence ATGCattttggaggagagagagtgtctggcGATTCAGGGGAGAATGGAGATATGGCTGTGGAGGATGACGATGGTGGAGCTCGGGAGTCTCTGGATCGTGGTCCAGATGGTCCTCCACAGGATGAAAGGCACAAGGATGCAGGCCAGCGACGTACATATGCAAAAGCCTTGGGTTTTTCGTCTTGGCCTGCCATTGACACTCTCCCAGAGCCGATTCAGGTAGGGAGTAAAAGACGAGTAATGATCCCGCAGAGAGACTATGAATTGAAGAGACAAAATTTTCGTTTTGCCTTAATCGGTAGGGTTAACTTCCGATTGATCTCTTTGGATGGTTTGAGAGCGGAGGCTCGGGAAAAATGGAATCTCAGTCAAGGGGTGCTTATGCATCCATTGGGAAAATgttatgtaatttttcaatttcagtgcGAGGGCGACAAGGCAGCGGTGTGGCGAAGGTCTCCCTTTAGGATTGGTGATCAGGTCATTCGATTTCAACATTGGAAACCTGATTTTAATATTCACGAGAAGCAACTTCTCACAAAGCTTGTATGGATACGGTTTCCTGATCTCCCGCTTGAATATTGGCACGAAAATGTGTTATTGTCTATAGCAAAGGCAGTAGGGCGCCCTGTGTCCCTAGACAGACGAACAAGACAAGGCATTCTTGGCTTCTTTGCGAGAGtgctggtggaggttgataTCTCTGACTTGGCAGAGAGGGTGGAGGAAGTACAGGTGGAAAGATTAGAACCAGGTACATCTCAGGTGTATGGTTTCTGCCAAAAGGTGGTGTATGAAGATAATGTGGAGCGTTGTGGATACTGTAAACGAGTCGGACATTTGATTTCCAAGTGTAGGATGAAAAGACTGGATGATGAAAAGCAATGTGCGGCTGATAAATTAGCAAAGGTTCCAGGGGCGGTATATGTTGAAGATGGAGTCAACTCAGGTGGAAGTAACTCGGTGAGAGAGTCTCCTTCTAGGGGAAGATCTATGCCACATCAGCAGAATAATTTTGATCCTATTCATGATCAAATCTCTCCTAATTCAAATTCGTCTAAGGTTGGGGGagatattcaaatatttttgaatccTTCCAACTCTGTCTCAAACGTTTTAGGAAAGGAGTCCAACGGAGATGAAAATTATGGAATTAAGGAAGGCTTTGTGTCAGGGACGGTTATAGAATTAGAGTCTGATTCTAATCCTATAAATAAGGAATGA
- the LOC122094232 gene encoding uncharacterized protein LOC122094232 — MKILYWNIRGVRKAAGVCALRLLVKEHAPDVLCLAEPMVQVCKFPVIFFSRLGYAVDFIHNFRDDKVPNLWIIWKVGVSRPVVAGMSDQYISVIFDWPGSKVGISFVHASSFKIMRRQLWLDLELSISALVPWSVMGDFNATLFSHEKRGPGKFNLGSAAEFQAMVDACELLSIPSQGKKFTWTNNRRRGHAVAVLDRSFCNGKWIDVFRNVKQRVLLSSVSDHAPLIVVSDDVQRPTNIPFRFHSFWMENDQFISVVEEAWKTSIGGNPIFVLAQKLKQVKENLKVWARANFPNLNDEVDKAKLELKKVQDMIEVAGMNDELFNREADAKTVLLKANQMYEKLWAEKAKLRWMKNGDCNSKIFHLSVKLRRLKNQITSLKKEDGTWVSDQQGISFYVSEFFEKFHEADEITVHNDLLDNIPRVLEEEDVAGLEIVPSGDEIKQAVWDLDPVSSPGPDGFPGSFFRRCWTIVEGDFCRAVKKFFEEGRLPKEEVLCRGLRSMVQNGLIKSLPGPRGVLTPSHLLFADDIFIFINASAQFVKNLKAFLDKYQIDGSLKTTYLFSSIWPGLKKVWRWVQSHEQWTVGNGQRINFWKDSWLGKKSIEEMYGLQLDIFDSMQAKVSDFICQDEWNFPQGF; from the exons ATGAAGATTCTGTATTGGAACATTCGGGGTGTTAGGAAGGCAGCAGGGGTGTGCGCTTTACGTCTACTGGTGAAGGAGCATGCCCCGGATGTGTTATGCTTGGCTGAACCCATGGTTCAGGTATGTAAATTTcctgttattttctttagtcggtTGGGGTATGCTGTggatttcattcataattttcgGGATGACAAAGTCCCAAATTTATGGATCATATGGAAGGTGGGGGTTTCGAGACCAGTTGTTGCAGGTATGTCTGATCAATATATATCAGTCATCTTTGATTGGCCAGGTAGTAAAGTGGGTATTTCTTTTGTACATGCAAGTTCTTTTAAAATTATGCGTAGGCAATTGTGGTTAGATTTGGAGTTGTCGATATCAGCTTTGGTTCCGTGGTCTGTGatgggggatttcaatgcaacccTGTTCTCgcatgagaaaagaggtccTGGTAAGTTTAATCTTGGATCAGCTGCTGAATTCCAGGCAATGGTTGATGCGTGTGAATTGCTTTCTATCCcttctcagggaaagaaattcacttggactAATAATCGTCGAAGGGGTCATGCAGTTGCAGTGTTGGATCGGAGTTTTTGTAATGGGAAGTGGATAGATGTGTTTAGAAATGTGAAGCAGCGTGTTTTGTTGTCTTCGGTATCAGATCATGCCCCTTTAATTGTTGTCTCTGATGATGTTCAAAGACCTACAAATATCCCCTTTAGATTCCATagcttttggatggaaaatgatcaatttatctCTGTGGTTGAGGAAGCTTGGAAAACTTCGATAGGGGGTAATCCAATTTTCGTTCTGGCACAAAAATTAAAGCAGGTCAAGGAGAATTTAAAGGTTTGGGCGAGGGCCAATTTTCCTAACCTGAATGATGAGGTCGATAAAGCAAAGCTGGAATTAAAGAAGGTTCAAGATATGATAGAGGTGGCTGGgatgaatgatgaattatttaACAGAGAGGCAGATGCAAAAACAGTATTATTGAAGGCCAACCAAATGTACGAGAAgttgtgggctgaaaaagctaaactgagatggatgaaaaatggaGATTGTAACTCGAAGATTTTTCATCTCTCCGTGAAGCTTAGGAGGTTGAAAAATCAGATCACCTCCctaaaaaaggaagatggaacTTGGGTTTCAGACCAACAGGGAATATCTTTTTATGTCTCtgaattttttgagaaatttcatgaGGCTGATGAAATCACGGTTCATAATGACCTTCTTGATAATATTCCCAGAGTGTTGGAGGAGGAGGACGTGGCAGGATTGGAGATTGTCCCGAGTGGGGACGAAATAAAACAAGCTgtttgggatttagatcctGTTAGCTCTCCAGGTCCAGATGGGTTCCCAGGTAGTTTCTTCAGGCGATGTTGGACTATTGTTGAGGGTGATTTTTGCAGGGCAGTGAAAAAATTCTTTGAGGAAGGGCGGCTTCCTAAAG AAGAGGTTCTCTGTAGAGGTCTTAGAAGCATGGTTCAGAATGGTTTGATAAAGTCTCTTCCTGGGCCTCGAGGTGTGTTAACTCCCTCCCATTTACTGTTTGctgatgacattttcattttcattaatgcATCTGCTCAGTTTGTCAAAAATCTTAAggcttttcttgataaatatcag ATTGATGGTTCGCTGAAAACTACCTACCTTTTCTCTTCGATATGGCCTGGTCTTAAAAAGGTGTGGCGGTGGGTACAGTCTCATGAGCAATGGACTGTTGGGAATGGTCAgaggataaatttttggaaagatagctGGCTGGGAAAGAAGTCTATTGAGGAGATGTATGGTTTGCAGTTAGATATCTTTGATTCGATGCAGGCAAAGGTTTCTGATTTCATTTGCCAAGATGAGTGGAATTTTCCCCAG GGTTTCTGA
- the LOC122086058 gene encoding protein DEHYDRATION-INDUCED 19 homolog 3-like isoform X2, translated as MEADSWSGRLSAASKRYQAALQSRSDLYMGFEEIDGDEDTRPEFSCPFCTEDFDIVGLCCHIDDEHPLEANNGVCPVCAMRVGMDMVGHITTQHGHFFKMQRKRRYRKGGSHSTLSLLRKELREGNLQSLLGGSSFVVSSSNTAPDPLLSSFMYNLPVGDESESLQPHSSAEASSAKKSSEETLVVESVQSSPPLSDKEQEEKAQRCKFVQGLLMSMILDDDL; from the exons ATGGAGGCTGATTCTTGGAGTGGTCGTCTTTCCGCCGCCTCAAAACGTTATCAAGCAGCTCTCCAATCGCGTTCGG ATCTTTACATGGGGTTTGAAGAGATCGACGGAGATGAAGATACACGACCGGAGTTTTCCTGCCCTTTCTGTACGGAGGACTTTGATATTGTTGGATTGTGCTGTCATATCGATGACGAGCATCCACTCGAGGCGAATAATGGG GTATGCCCAGTTTGTGCAATGAGGGTAGGAATGGATATGGTTGGACACATTACTACACAACATGGACACTTTTTTAAG ATGCAGCGCAAGAGGAGATATCGTAAAGGGGGGTCTCATTCAACCCTTTCATTGTTAAGAAAAGAGCTGCGGGAAGGGAATTTACAATCCCTTCTTGGGGGTTCTTCTTTTGTAGTTTCTTCCTCCAATACTGCACCTGACCCGTTGCTTTCCTCGTTCATGTATAATCTGCCTGTTGGTGATGAATCAGAAAGCTTACAGCCTCATTCTTCAGCTGAAGCAAGCTCTGCCAAGAAAAGTTCAGAGGAGACTTTGGTGGTAGAAAG TGTCCAATCATCACCTCCCCTATCGgacaaagaacaagaagagaagGCTCAGAGGTGCAAGTTTGTACAGGGGCTGCTCATGTCCATGATTCTTGATGATGATTTATGA
- the LOC122086058 gene encoding protein DEHYDRATION-INDUCED 19 homolog 3-like isoform X1: MEADSWSGRLSAASKRYQAALQSRSDLYMGFEEIDGDEDTRPEFSCPFCTEDFDIVGLCCHIDDEHPLEANNGVCPVCAMRVGMDMVGHITTQHGHFFKMQRKRRYRKGGSHSTLSLLRKELREGNLQSLLGGSSFVVSSSNTAPDPLLSSFMYNLPVGDESESLQPHSSAEASSAKKSSEETLVVESSVQSSPPLSDKEQEEKAQRCKFVQGLLMSMILDDDL, translated from the exons ATGGAGGCTGATTCTTGGAGTGGTCGTCTTTCCGCCGCCTCAAAACGTTATCAAGCAGCTCTCCAATCGCGTTCGG ATCTTTACATGGGGTTTGAAGAGATCGACGGAGATGAAGATACACGACCGGAGTTTTCCTGCCCTTTCTGTACGGAGGACTTTGATATTGTTGGATTGTGCTGTCATATCGATGACGAGCATCCACTCGAGGCGAATAATGGG GTATGCCCAGTTTGTGCAATGAGGGTAGGAATGGATATGGTTGGACACATTACTACACAACATGGACACTTTTTTAAG ATGCAGCGCAAGAGGAGATATCGTAAAGGGGGGTCTCATTCAACCCTTTCATTGTTAAGAAAAGAGCTGCGGGAAGGGAATTTACAATCCCTTCTTGGGGGTTCTTCTTTTGTAGTTTCTTCCTCCAATACTGCACCTGACCCGTTGCTTTCCTCGTTCATGTATAATCTGCCTGTTGGTGATGAATCAGAAAGCTTACAGCCTCATTCTTCAGCTGAAGCAAGCTCTGCCAAGAAAAGTTCAGAGGAGACTTTGGTGGTAGAAAG TAGTGTCCAATCATCACCTCCCCTATCGgacaaagaacaagaagagaagGCTCAGAGGTGCAAGTTTGTACAGGGGCTGCTCATGTCCATGATTCTTGATGATGATTTATGA
- the LOC122083002 gene encoding uncharacterized protein LOC122083002: MGRGGKLVPRRSGKRRVRSKEKGSDDSDEDFILEEDEGNDTSYSSDCVSSFAGEDSEETFDFEAVSCGSQEEEEEEEEEKRVTGMKSRSVLRGQRKPSVKRSHKRRRISEDDEVDYGYDDEEFLPDGIDRVDGRGRRAVRLNPDNSSSGCIKRSTKRTRALVHYDENDDDDDLVDDDDDDDAEFIPDGIDVVDDEEDFQVREKSNTRKRLVRKRVSLKGQKTKRKSKAANKPLRKKGRRNKRKPVLRRKVNSDDDFIANNRTVKEKTKKKSGRKKRRSAIWYSDSDVVSSGSSDYEYTISEEEREVLKEASIFCGNLTTCLRSSSLSKQSYVHETSNHQQKRSPGRKGKVKVEDLRIDVGKQVCGICLSEEGKGTIRGTLNCCNHYFCFACILEWSKVESRCPLCKQRFTTISKPASSNLGIDLRSVIIRVAKRDQVYRPTEEEIRGYFDPYENVVCIECHQGGDDYLMLLCDICDSPAHTYCVGLGREVPEGNWYCEGCRAADPGSSNSLVQDPVCNSTTVTGNLSAGLCTGGINVEFSNETCRNSVSAQGPSSVSPGIGVVPSPRHALGGDFQVTSPGTGAGASTLSGRRRIRLRIHNLLSSNRMNEGAEMASRDDGASHVNLGSEFGNSELGLGGETDQTTHQNAPISESARSCFAVGGCMSKDSNPCAVQEEDAFDASFRHSSRHTNGGPNTATLSGSARGALCAEHAEINAASGLWQLHQCTGANISHVTYPDEAHFHTAKVAEEQNGAKQQLQTIVRHHLKRLSQHTEIDRGAFKDIARNSTHTILAACGLDHNRSMAIPVQPPSRCPHVERQSEPMNQMENCCSACFNSFVSDVVRRIMNTRLQS, from the exons ATgggaaggggaggaaaattAGTTCCTCGGCGGAGTGGAAAGAGAAGGGTTCGTTCTAAAGAAAAGGGTTCGGATGATTCAGATGAGGATTTTATcttggaagaagatgaaggaaacGATACATCTTATAGTTCCGACTGCGTTTCTTCCTTTGCTGGAGAAGATTCGGAGGaaacttttgattttgaggCTGTGAGTTGCGGGAgtcaagaggaggaggaggaggaggaggaggagaaaagggTTACTGGAATGAAATCCCGGTCGGTTCTTCGAGGTCAGAGGAAACCTAGCGTTAAACGTTcacacaaaagaagaagaatttctgaagatgatgaagttgaCTACGGCTACGATGATGAGGAATTCTTGCCTGATGGGATCGATCGTGTAGATGGAAGGGGGAGGAGGGCTGTTAGATTAAATCCAGACAATAGTTCTTCTGGTTGTATTAAACGCTCGACGAAGAGAACCAGAGCGTTAGTCCATTacgatgaaaatgatgatgatgatgacctcgtcgatgacgatgacgacgacgatgccGAGTTCATTCCGGATGGGATTGATGTTGTGGATGATGAAGAGGATTTTCAGGTCAGGGAAAAAAGTAACACTAGAAAACGTTTAGTGCGGAAAAGGGTATCTCTGAAAGGCCAGAAAACGAAAAGGAAATCGAAGGCTGCAAATAAGCCATTGAGGAAGAAGGGGAGGAGAAACAAGAGGAAGCCAGTTTTGAGGAGGAAAGTTAACTCTGATGATGACTTCATAGCTAACAATAGGACGGTCAAGGAAAAGACTAAGAAGAAATCAGGGAGAAAAAAGAGGAGATCGGCCATTTGGTATTCGGATTCGGACGTTGTATCTTCTGGATCTTCGGATTATGAGTACACCATCtctgaggaagagagggaggtATTGAAAGAAGCCAGCATATTTTGTGGGAATTTGACAACTTGCTTGAGGAGTTCATCTTTGTCGAAGCAATCGTATGTTCATGAAACTTCAAACCATCAGCAAAAGAGAAGCCCCGGACGAAAGGGGAAAGTGAAGGTCGAAGATTTACGGATCGATGTAGGGAAGCAAGTCTGTGGGATCTGCTTGTCTGAAGAAGGAAAGGGGACAATCCGGGGAACATTAAACTGTTGCAATCATTACTTTTGCTTCGCTTGCATATTAGAGTGGTCAAAGGTGGAATCTCGTTGCCCACTGTGCAAACAGAGATTTACCACCATTAGTAAACCTGCAAGTTCCAACTTGGGAATTGATCTAAGGAGTGTGATCATACGGGTCGCGAAACGTGATCag GTCTATCGGCCAactgaagaagaaataagaggtTATTTTGATCCATATGAAAATGTTGTTTGCATCGAATGTCATCAAGGTGGAGACGATTATCTTATGTTACTTTGTGATATCTGTGATTCCCCTGCACATACCTATTGTGTTGGTCTAGGACGGGAAGTACCTGAAGGTAATTGGTACTGTGAAGGTTGCAGGGCAGCTGATCCTGGGTCTTCAAATTCACTAGTACAAGATCCTGTGTGCAATTCGACAACTGTAACTGGAAACTTATCCGCTGGACTCTGTACTGGGGGAATCAACGTAGAATTTTCTAATGAGACTTGCCGAAATTCAGTGTCTGCACAAGGTCCTTCTTCTGTTTCCCCAGGAATTGGGGTTGTCCCATCTCCTAGACATGCTTTAGGGGGAGATTTTCAGGTTACATCCCCAGGGACTGGAGCAGGGGCATCAACTCTGTCAGGAAGACGGCGAATACGCCTTCGGATACACAACCTTCTTTCTAGCAATAGGATGAATGAAGGAGCTGAAATGGCCAGCAGAgatgatggggcttcacatgtTAATTTAGGAAGTGAATTTGGCAACTCTGAACTTGGGCTAGGTGGTGAAACTGATCAAACAACACACCAAAATGCACCAATATCAGAAAGTGCAAGGTCATGTTTTGCAGTTGGTGGGTGTATGTCAAAGGACAGCAATCCTTGTGCAGTGCAAGAGGAGGATGCCTTTGATGCAAGTTTTAGGCATTCGAGTAGACATACCAATGGAGGCCCTAATACTGCCACTTTAAGTGGTTCTGCTCGGGGAGCATTATGTGCTGAGCATGCTGAAATCAATGCAGCATCAGGTCTTTGGCAACTTCACCAGTGCACTGGTGCTAATATTTCTCATGTCACATATCCCGATGAGGCTCATTTTCATACAGCAAAAGTTGCAGAGGAACAGAACGGGGCAAAACAACAATTACAAACTATTGTGAGACACCATTTGAAGCGGTTGTCCCAACACACAGAAATAG ATCGTGGGGCTTTCAAGGACATTGCCAGGAATTCTACCCACACCATTTTAGCTGCTTGTGGGCTTGATCACAATAGGAGCATGGCTATCCCGGTGCAACCACCATCTAGATGTCCCCATGTTGAGAGACAAAGTGAGCCAATGAATCAGATGGAGAATTGTTGTTCGGCTTGCTTCAACTCCTTTGTCAGTGATGTGGTTAGGAGGATCATGAACACAAGGTTGCAATCTTAA